In Brassica rapa cultivar Chiifu-401-42 chromosome A06, CAAS_Brap_v3.01, whole genome shotgun sequence, a single window of DNA contains:
- the LOC103875232 gene encoding prohibitin-4, mitochondrial, which produces MGSQAAVSFLTNLAKAAFGLGVSATVLSSSLYTVDGGERAVLFDRFRGVLDQTVGEGTHFLIPILQRPHIFDIRTKPHTFSSVSGTKDLQMVNLTLRVLSRPEVTRLPTIFQTLGLEYDEKVLPSIGNEVLKAVVAQFNADQLLTERPQVSALVRDSLTKRARDFNIELDDVAITHLSYGMEFSRAVEAKQVAQQEAERSKFVVMKADQERRAAVIRAEGESEAAQLISDATAKAGMGLIELRRIEASREVAATLARSPNVAYLPGGQSMLFNLNAGR; this is translated from the exons ATGGGAAGTCAAGCAGCGGTTTCGTTCCTCACAAATTTAGCGAAGGCGGCCTTCGGTCTCGGAGTGTCCGCGACGGTTCTCTCCTCGTCGCTCTACACCGTCGATGGCGGCGAGAGAGCGGTTCTCTTCGATCGGTTCCGAGGAGTGTTGGATCAGACCGTCGGTGAAGGGACTCACTTTCTGATACCCATTCTCCAGAGACCTCACATCTTCGATATCCGCACGAAGCCCCATACTTTCTCCTCCGTGTCCGGTACCAAGGATCTCCAGATGGTTAATCTCACCCTTCGTGTCCTCTCTCGCCCCGAG GTTACGCGTCTCCCGACCATTTTCCAAACATTGGGTCTCGAGTATGACGAGAAGGTTCTTCCTTCGATTGGAAACGAGGTGTTGAAGGCTGTGGTTGCTCAGTTCAATGCTGACCAGCTCCTCACCGAGCGTCCTCAAGTGTCAGCACTTGTGCGTGACTCTCTTACTAAGAGGGCTAGGGACTTCAACATTGAGCTCGACGATGTTGCAATCACGCATTTGTCATACGGTATGGAGTTCTCGAGGGCGGTGGAGGCGAAGCAAGTGGCTCAGCAGGAAGCGGAGAGGTCCAAGTTTGTGGTGATGAAGGCTGATCAGGAGAGGAGAGCCGCGGTTATTAGAGCTGAAGGTGAGAGTGAAGCTGCTCAGCTGATATCTGATGCAACTGCTAAAGCAGGAATGGGATTGATCGAGCTCAGGAGGATTGAGGCTTCAAGGGAGGTTGCAGCTACACTGGCTAGGTCTCCGAATGTGGCTTACTTACCCGGTGGACAAAGCATGCTCTTTAACCTGAACGCTGGTCGTTGA
- the LOC103875233 gene encoding transcription factor GTE8, translating to MVESAAFPGGYYRNTFEAAPDESEGSGSSAQIDTEVTASDNSSTPARKCVKLSPDDEDPYGVQRQVISLYNMSQSERKDLIHRLKLELEQTKIVLKNAELQRLNTPSVSSTSARMGFNSSQKPSSRVSSSKRPSDFAMGPGKNVRHQPGAASRGWNRGSSGKFESSSKESIPSASNVILMKQCDTLLKKLWSHPHSWVFQAPVDVVKLNIPDYLTIIKHPMDLGTIKKNLASGVYSSPHEFAADVRLTFTNAMTYNPPGHDVHIMGDILSKLFEARWKAIEKKLPVTLPAVTVEPREEKRAAVFVPPAKKRKMASSPVRESVPEPVKALVMTAEERHRLGRQLESLLEELPAQIIDFLKKHSSNGGEIAEDEIEIDIDVLSDEVLFSLKKLLDEHIQDKEAKQSNVEPCEIELPKGSGPSSSLLQRGNEMADEYVGGNEPPISRSSSDSESGSSEDQSDDAKPIIQEGGSKIPETTNSEAQRDEDTRIDDLLNGSESNGAPEQMDISTQQKPSSDETDGQPDGNTLENPVSSEKKYRAALLKNKFADIILKAREKTLPQNSNKGDPEKLRKEREELELKKKKERARLQAEAEAAENARRQAEAEAAAEAAAESKRQREVEREAARQALLKMEKTVEINENSRFLEDLEMLRSSVPEQLLSSVDEISPERTLDALGSFNLGGMNPLEQLGLYMKQDDDEDEPEAPPTVPKLATDVEEGEID from the exons ATGGTTGAAAGTGCTGCGTTCCCAGGAGGGTATTATCGGAACACTTTCGAGGCAGCGCCTGATGAATCAGAGGGCTCTGGAAGCTCTGCGCAGATTGATACCGAGGTTACTGCTTCTGACAACTCAAGCACTCCTGCACGAAAGTGTGTTAAGTTGAGTCCTGATGATGAAGATCCTTACGGTGTCCAGAGACAAGTCATTTCTCTGTATAACATGTCGCAGTCCGAGAGGAAAGATTTGATTCATCGGCTTAAACTGGAGCTAGAGCAGACTAAGATAGTTCTTAAGAATGCTGAGTTGCAGAGGTTGAACACACCATCTGTGTCGTCTACTAGTGCTAGGATGGGTTTCAACTCTTCTCAGAAGCCATCATCACGTGTCAGCAGTTCGAAGAGGCCATCTGATTTTGCAATGGGACCGGGAAAGAATGTTCGGCACCAGCCTGGGGCGGCTTCTCGTGGATGGAACCGTGGCTCCTCGGGGAAGTTTGAGTCTTCCTCCAAAGAGTCTATTCCCAGCGCTTCTAACGTGATACTGATGAAGCAATGCGACACGTTGCTGAAAAAGCTTTGGTCCCATCCGCATTCTTGGGTTTTTCAGGCGCCGGTTGATGTGGTGAAGCTTAACATACCGGACTATCTCACTATCATCAAGCATCCCATGGACTTGGGGACGATAAAGAAGAACTTAGCGTCTGGTGTATACTCAAGCCCACATGAGTTTGCTGCTGATGTGAGGCTTACATTTACAAACGCGATGACGTATAACCCTCCAGGGCATGATGTTCACATCATGGGGGATATCCTAAGTAAACTGTTCGAAGCAAGGTGGAAAGCTATCGAAAAGAAACTACCAGTGACTCTGCCTGCAGTCACAGTGGAGCCTCGTGAAGAGAAGAGAGCTGCTGTATTTGTTCCTCCGGCGAAGAAGAGAAAGATGGCTTCTTCACCTGTTAGAGAGAGTGTTCCTGAGCCAGTGAAGGCACTTGTGATGACAGCAGAGGAGAGGCATAGATTGGGGAGACAACTCGAGTCACTACTGGAGGAACTTCCTGCGCAGATCATTGACTTCTTGAAGAAGCACAGTTCAAATGGAGGAGAAATTGCGGAAGATGAGATCGAGATAGACATCGATGTTCTCAGTGATGAAGTACTGTTCAGTCTTAAAAAGCTTCTGGATGAACACATCCAAGATAAAGAAGCGAAGCAGTCGAACGTTGAACCTTGTGAAATAGAG CTTCCCAAAGGATCAGGACCGAGCAGTTCGTTGCTGCAACGAG GAAATGAAATGGCTGATGAGTATGTCGGTGGAAACGAACCTCCTATCTCAAGGAGCTCCAGTG ATTCTGAGTCTGGGAGCTCTGAAGATCAATCTGATGACGCTAAACCAATCATCCAAGAGGGTGGTTCCAAG ATACCTGAAACTACAAATTCCGAGGCTCAAAGAGATGAAGACACGAGGATCGATGATCTTCTTAATGGAAGTG AATCTAATGGTGCTCCGGAGCAAATGGATATTTCAACTCAGCAAAAGCCTAGTTCTGATGAAACAGATGGTCAGCCTGATG GAAATACATTGGAGAATCCGGTTTCATCTGAGAAGAAATATAGAGCTGCGCTGTTGAAGAACAAGTTTGCAGATATCATTCTAAAAGCACGCGAGAAAACACTTCCACAG AATAGTAATAAGGGCGACCCGGAAAAGCTTCGTAAGGAAAGAGAAGAACTcgaactgaagaagaagaaag AGAGAGCACGGCTACAAGCTGAGGCAGAGGCAGCTGAAAATGCTCGTCGCCAAGCCGAAGCAGAGGCCGCTGCAGAAGCCGCTGCTGAGTCTAAGCGGCAGAGAGAAGTTGAAAGAGAAGCCGCTCGCCAAGCTTTATTGAAG ATGGAGAAAACTGTAGAGATCAACGAGAACTCGCGGTTCCTCGAGGACCTAGAGATGCTTAGATCAAGTGTGCCGGAGCAACTGCTTAGCTCAGTAGATGAAATCAGCCCCGAGAGAACTTTAGACGCCCTTGGAAGTTTCAACCTCGGAGGAATGAACCCTCTTGAGCAACTCGGACTGTATATGAAacaagatgatgatgaagatgagccCGAGGCCCCTCCTACTGTTCCAAAACTAGCCACAGACGTGGAAGAAGGTGAAATCGATTGA